In Hahella sp. KA22, one genomic interval encodes:
- the pstB gene encoding phosphate ABC transporter ATP-binding protein PstB, translating to MTNQNVVNEEQPFNESKHRSHGIDISAIERSMEDLSIDNETVALEVNKLKLFYGEKEALHGIDMRIPQKRVTAFIGPSGCGKSTLLRCFNRMNDLVDGCRIDGQILLEKEDIYRKGVDVAELRRRVGMVFQKPNPFPKTIYENVAYGLRIQGINKKRILDETVEWALKSAALWDEVKDRLNDSALGLSGGQQQRLVIARTVAVKPEVLLLDEPASALDPLSTLKIEELIHELKDDYTIVIVTHNMQQAARVSDYTAFMYMGDLIEFGSTNQLFTNPSCKQTEDYITGRYG from the coding sequence ATGACCAATCAGAACGTAGTGAACGAAGAGCAGCCATTCAACGAATCCAAGCACCGTTCTCACGGTATCGACATTAGCGCGATCGAGCGCTCGATGGAGGATTTGTCGATCGACAATGAGACGGTCGCCCTTGAGGTAAACAAGCTCAAGCTGTTCTACGGCGAGAAAGAAGCGTTGCATGGCATTGATATGCGCATTCCGCAAAAGCGGGTGACGGCGTTTATCGGTCCGTCAGGTTGTGGTAAGTCCACCCTGCTGCGCTGCTTTAACCGCATGAATGATCTGGTTGATGGGTGTCGCATTGACGGGCAGATTCTGCTGGAAAAAGAAGATATCTACCGTAAGGGGGTGGACGTAGCGGAGTTGCGCCGTCGCGTAGGCATGGTGTTCCAGAAGCCGAACCCATTCCCCAAGACTATCTATGAAAATGTGGCGTACGGGCTCAGAATCCAGGGCATCAACAAGAAGCGCATTCTGGATGAAACGGTGGAGTGGGCGCTCAAGTCCGCGGCGTTGTGGGATGAAGTGAAAGACCGTCTGAACGACAGCGCTTTGGGCCTGTCCGGCGGTCAGCAGCAGCGTCTGGTTATCGCCCGCACCGTGGCGGTGAAACCGGAAGTGCTCCTGCTTGACGAACCCGCGTCAGCCTTGGACCCGTTATCAACGTTGAAGATCGAAGAGCTGATCCATGAGCTGAAGGACGACTACACCATCGTCATCGTCACCCACAATATGCAGCAGGCGGCGCGAGTATCGGACTATACTGCGTTCATGTACATGGGCGACCTGATTGAGTTCGGCAGCACCAACCAGCTGTTCACCAATCCGTCCTGCAAGCAGACAGAAGATTATATTACCGGGCGTTACGGGTAA
- a CDS encoding gamma-glutamylcyclotransferase family protein: MSTPLFCYGTLRHPHVMQRLLGWAPEASAARLPGYRCLQVVGKAYPGLWRDRSAICPGYLYHGLTQHDIARLDHYEGDDYVRRYATVRTPGGGRLTAWIYLYRRPEKLTTRIWRYETFLRDSLVNYLSEL; this comes from the coding sequence TTGTCTACGCCGCTTTTTTGTTATGGCACGCTGCGTCATCCACATGTGATGCAACGGCTGTTAGGATGGGCGCCGGAAGCCTCCGCCGCCAGATTGCCGGGATATCGATGTCTACAGGTTGTCGGGAAGGCCTATCCTGGCCTCTGGCGCGATCGTAGCGCTATTTGTCCCGGTTACCTCTACCATGGCCTGACTCAACATGACATCGCCCGCCTTGACCATTATGAAGGCGATGATTACGTGCGACGTTACGCCACCGTCAGGACGCCGGGAGGCGGCCGCCTTACCGCCTGGATTTACCTTTATCGCCGGCCTGAGAAACTGACCACCCGTATCTGGCGTTACGAAACTTTTCTAAGAGACAGTCTGGTTAACTATCTTAGTGAATTGTAG
- a CDS encoding alpha/beta fold hydrolase: MSPETLPVISQDQVHSTLSLYRTEDALAPVVVCMPAMGVRARFYAPLAEALAARGVHCVTADLRGHGSSSVRASRRTNFGYYEMIQYDWPAVLDCVRLHLPDSPIWLLGHSLGGQLSSLYMAEQPGSVAGLILLASCNVYYKGYAKPLRTLAGTQLLRGISEIWGYMPGDRIGFAGREARRLIRDWARNARTGDYYPERSPINYERLLWTVTKPVLAISFESDELAPAEAVANLYRKMPSAEVTHWRLTDADFGGASVGHFNWIKYSESLAQRVGDWLEHSALQSESPLAVSEGS; the protein is encoded by the coding sequence ATGTCCCCTGAAACCTTACCTGTCATTAGCCAGGACCAAGTGCATTCCACGCTGTCGCTCTATCGCACGGAGGATGCGTTGGCGCCAGTGGTTGTCTGCATGCCCGCCATGGGCGTGCGCGCCCGCTTTTATGCGCCCTTGGCGGAGGCGTTAGCCGCACGCGGCGTTCACTGCGTGACGGCGGATCTGCGCGGACATGGCAGTAGCTCCGTGCGCGCCTCCCGACGCACGAACTTCGGCTATTACGAGATGATCCAATACGACTGGCCAGCCGTGCTGGACTGCGTGAGGCTGCATCTGCCGGACTCTCCGATCTGGCTGCTCGGCCACAGTCTGGGTGGACAATTGAGCTCTCTTTACATGGCGGAGCAGCCGGGATCTGTCGCGGGACTGATTTTGCTGGCTTCCTGCAATGTCTACTACAAAGGGTACGCCAAACCTTTGCGAACGCTCGCCGGCACGCAGTTGTTACGTGGCATCAGCGAGATCTGGGGATATATGCCGGGAGACCGTATCGGTTTCGCGGGGCGGGAGGCGCGCCGCCTGATTCGCGATTGGGCGCGGAACGCCCGCACCGGAGACTACTACCCGGAGCGCAGTCCGATAAATTATGAGCGTCTGCTGTGGACGGTCACCAAGCCTGTGCTGGCGATATCCTTCGAGTCGGATGAGTTGGCTCCGGCTGAAGCAGTGGCGAATCTGTATCGCAAAATGCCTTCTGCGGAAGTAACGCACTGGCGTCTGACGGACGCTGATTTCGGCGGCGCCAGTGTGGGACACTTCAATTGGATTAAGTATTCAGAGAGCCTGGCGCAACGTGTGGGGGACTGGCTGGAGCACAGCGCTCTGCAATCTGAGTCGCCTTTGGCTGTTTCGGAGGGGAGTTGA
- a CDS encoding ABC transporter substrate-binding protein has product MPIYKYLSLVLAALWLHAGFANAEKPTLILGGPPWPPYLDEAQPHRGLATEIVESAFNKAGYPVQIKILPWPRLLRAAEFKEVDVMIGLWWTLEREEVFLFSSPYYVNVIGFAAPTESTFKPARLSDLTNARIGVRQGARFWSPFDFSTSLNKITVNTTESALNMTAVGRLDLTVEDVRILQNLINHDDRLSKHLKILPLPLVYRPLHMGVRRNLDNAEAIAADFNAALAELLQSGWVATIYRRYGIAESPLDILTRTPPSMADE; this is encoded by the coding sequence TTGCCGATATACAAATATCTGTCGCTTGTGCTGGCGGCGTTATGGCTGCACGCAGGCTTCGCCAACGCGGAGAAGCCCACGCTGATCCTGGGCGGCCCGCCCTGGCCGCCTTACCTGGATGAAGCCCAGCCTCACCGCGGTCTGGCCACGGAAATCGTGGAGTCCGCCTTCAATAAAGCCGGCTACCCAGTACAGATCAAGATTTTGCCGTGGCCTCGGCTGTTGCGCGCAGCGGAATTCAAAGAAGTCGATGTCATGATAGGCCTCTGGTGGACACTGGAAAGAGAAGAAGTCTTCCTCTTTTCTTCCCCCTATTATGTCAACGTCATCGGCTTCGCGGCGCCGACAGAGAGCACATTCAAACCCGCGCGTCTCAGCGATCTCACCAACGCCCGCATCGGCGTGCGCCAAGGCGCCCGCTTTTGGAGTCCGTTCGATTTCTCAACATCGCTGAACAAAATTACCGTCAACACAACGGAAAGCGCCCTCAATATGACCGCTGTCGGGCGTCTGGACCTGACCGTGGAGGATGTCAGGATTCTGCAAAACCTCATCAATCATGATGACAGGCTTAGCAAGCACCTGAAGATATTGCCTCTCCCCCTGGTGTACCGCCCTCTGCACATGGGGGTGCGTCGTAACCTGGACAACGCAGAAGCCATCGCCGCCGACTTCAACGCAGCCCTGGCCGAGCTTCTGCAAAGCGGTTGGGTGGCGACCATATATCGGCGCTACGGCATAGCGGAGAGCCCTCTGGATATCCTTACCCGCACGCCGCCTTCCATGGCGGACGAATAA
- the phoU gene encoding phosphate signaling complex protein PhoU has translation MANSDVHLQHISQQFNVDLRELRNHVLVMGGLVEKQVADAVEALVRGDSELAEMVRQNDNDVDKLEITIDEECTRVIAKRQPTASDLRLVVAIAKMVNDLERIGDESEKIAKNALQLLEEGEAPRGYVEVRHIGSHVGKMVHDALDAFARFDLDLAFEVMKEDKSVDIEYKTAMRSLVTFMMEDPRSISRILSVMWVLRALERIGDHARNICEHVIFMVKGKDVRHASLEKTEKLIERS, from the coding sequence ATGGCGAACTCAGACGTTCATTTGCAGCATATTTCTCAACAGTTCAATGTGGATTTGCGGGAGCTCCGGAACCATGTTCTGGTGATGGGCGGCCTGGTGGAAAAGCAGGTGGCGGACGCGGTTGAGGCGTTGGTGCGGGGGGATTCCGAACTGGCGGAAATGGTGCGCCAGAATGACAATGACGTCGACAAACTGGAAATCACCATCGATGAAGAATGTACCCGGGTTATCGCCAAGCGTCAGCCGACGGCGAGCGACCTGCGTCTGGTGGTGGCGATTGCGAAAATGGTCAACGACCTGGAGCGTATTGGCGACGAGTCGGAGAAGATCGCCAAGAACGCGCTGCAACTGCTGGAAGAGGGCGAAGCGCCGCGTGGCTATGTGGAAGTGCGCCATATCGGCAGTCATGTCGGGAAAATGGTGCATGACGCACTGGACGCCTTCGCTCGCTTCGATCTGGATCTGGCCTTTGAAGTCATGAAAGAAGACAAGTCTGTGGACATCGAGTATAAAACCGCGATGCGCTCACTGGTGACGTTCATGATGGAAGATCCGCGCAGTATCTCCCGTATCCTCAGCGTCATGTGGGTATTGCGTGCGCTGGAGCGCATCGGCGACCATGCCAGAAATATCTGTGAGCACGTAATTTTCATGGTGAAGGGCAAGGATGTGCGCCATGCTTCTCTGGAGAAGACCGAGAAGCTAATCGAAAGATCCTGA
- a CDS encoding histidine triad nucleotide-binding protein has protein sequence MSETIFSKIIKREIPADIIYEDEFCLAFNDINPQAPVHFLVIPKKPIATINDIEEEDRELVGHLYIAAAKIAQEKGFADDGYRVVMNCNENAGQTVFHIHLHVLAGKPLGWPPYTDKLKV, from the coding sequence ATGTCTGAAACAATTTTCAGCAAAATCATCAAACGGGAAATCCCCGCCGACATTATCTATGAGGATGAGTTCTGTCTGGCGTTCAACGACATCAACCCTCAGGCGCCAGTGCATTTCCTGGTCATTCCCAAAAAGCCCATCGCCACCATCAACGATATTGAAGAAGAGGATCGTGAGTTAGTGGGCCACTTGTATATCGCCGCAGCTAAAATCGCCCAAGAAAAAGGGTTCGCTGACGACGGCTATCGTGTGGTGATGAACTGCAACGAAAACGCAGGACAAACGGTTTTCCATATCCACCTTCACGTTCTGGCGGGGAAACCTCTGGGCTGGCCGCCCTATACGGACAAGCTCAAAGTCTAG
- the pstA gene encoding phosphate ABC transporter permease PstA, translating into MRVSLKTWFNKGDPWIWINAGAVSISLVMVFGLLLLIGVRGLAHFWPHSLMETDYLGENDKTTLLIGEIVETEEVPAEQLHAAGVQVPSGVDYMRRDLIKTGNRDVLGSDFRWVLADRMRDVRYPKELMTLERREWGNFYGYLVSVKEDGSVVASGSGAWDELQSRIDRALSLHDRIYDIEKQQIGKVNYTLERLRLKERRLELDGRKTPEAMAEIEAERAEQHATYEVLQKDLNELYLEIKRDALVARAMNGKELEISLSKVVRAFQPNQMGLLDKIGFYFAKIWEFISDDPREANTEGGIFPAIYGTVLMVVIMSVLVTPLGVIAAVYLREYAHQGALTRIIRIAVNNLAGVPSIVYGVFGLGFFIYFIGSGIDEHFFPEALPSPTFGAPGLLWASITLAILTLPVVIVATEEGLARIPRSIREGSLALGATKAETLWRVVLPMASPAMMTGVILAIARAAGEVAPLMLVGVVKLAPSLPLDGNYPYLHLDQKFMHLGFHIYDVGFQSPNVEAARPLVYATALLLVAVIALLNLSAVAIRNRLREKYKALEM; encoded by the coding sequence ATGCGCGTTTCACTGAAAACCTGGTTTAACAAAGGCGATCCCTGGATCTGGATTAACGCCGGCGCTGTATCAATCAGTCTGGTGATGGTGTTCGGTCTGCTGTTGCTGATTGGCGTGCGAGGCTTGGCCCACTTTTGGCCTCACAGCCTGATGGAAACCGATTATCTGGGCGAGAACGATAAAACCACGCTGTTGATTGGTGAGATCGTCGAAACAGAAGAAGTGCCGGCGGAGCAATTGCATGCCGCGGGCGTACAGGTGCCGTCGGGCGTTGACTATATGCGCCGCGATTTGATCAAGACCGGCAACCGGGACGTACTTGGTTCAGACTTCCGTTGGGTGCTGGCGGACCGCATGCGTGACGTGCGCTATCCCAAAGAGTTGATGACGCTGGAGCGTCGCGAATGGGGCAATTTCTACGGCTATCTGGTGTCAGTCAAAGAAGACGGCTCGGTAGTGGCCTCAGGCTCTGGCGCCTGGGATGAATTGCAGTCCCGTATAGATCGCGCCTTGTCGCTGCACGACCGTATCTATGACATTGAAAAACAGCAGATTGGTAAGGTGAACTACACCCTGGAGCGTCTGCGTCTGAAGGAACGCCGTCTTGAGCTGGATGGTCGCAAGACGCCGGAAGCCATGGCGGAGATTGAAGCGGAGCGCGCTGAACAACATGCGACCTATGAAGTACTGCAGAAGGATCTGAACGAGCTGTATCTGGAAATCAAACGCGACGCTTTGGTGGCGCGTGCGATGAACGGTAAGGAGCTGGAAATTTCTCTGTCCAAAGTGGTGCGCGCATTTCAGCCGAACCAGATGGGGCTGCTGGATAAAATCGGATTCTATTTCGCCAAGATCTGGGAGTTCATCAGTGATGACCCACGTGAGGCGAACACCGAAGGCGGTATTTTCCCCGCTATCTACGGTACGGTGCTGATGGTGGTCATTATGTCCGTGTTGGTGACGCCCTTGGGTGTGATCGCAGCGGTTTACCTAAGAGAGTATGCGCACCAGGGCGCTTTGACGCGAATCATCCGCATCGCGGTGAATAATTTGGCGGGCGTGCCCTCTATCGTATACGGCGTATTTGGCCTGGGCTTCTTCATTTACTTTATTGGCAGCGGCATTGACGAACACTTCTTTCCAGAAGCGCTGCCGTCGCCGACCTTTGGCGCTCCCGGGTTGCTGTGGGCCTCCATTACCCTGGCTATTTTGACCCTGCCTGTGGTGATTGTCGCTACGGAAGAAGGTCTGGCGCGTATTCCCCGTTCTATTCGTGAGGGCAGCCTTGCGCTGGGCGCGACCAAGGCCGAGACGTTGTGGCGGGTTGTGCTGCCGATGGCCAGTCCGGCGATGATGACTGGCGTGATCCTGGCGATTGCGCGCGCCGCCGGGGAAGTGGCTCCTTTGATGCTGGTAGGGGTGGTCAAGCTGGCCCCGTCGTTGCCCCTGGATGGCAATTATCCTTACCTGCATTTGGACCAAAAATTTATGCACCTGGGCTTCCATATCTATGACGTTGGCTTCCAAAGCCCGAACGTAGAGGCGGCGCGCCCACTGGTTTATGCGACGGCCCTGTTGCTGGTGGCGGTGATCGCATTACTTAACCTGAGTGCGGTGGCGATTCGTAACCGCCTGCGTGAAAAGTACAAAGCCCTTGAGATGTAA
- a CDS encoding aminoacyl-tRNA deacylase, producing MPVQSLKNFLDGHQVRYVSIQHSPAYTAQEIAQSAHICGKMLAKTVIVMMDGKFAMAVMPATSRIRWDRFMRAMGTDFIELADEEDFKDHFAECEVGAIPPFGNLYGMSVYMDEHLRNNEEIAFSAGTHSEILRMSMSAYVDLARPLIMNEGFVQPNSPPLQRVRQGRKRAHRHA from the coding sequence ATGCCTGTACAATCTTTGAAGAACTTCCTCGATGGACATCAAGTCCGATATGTGTCGATACAGCACTCTCCGGCTTATACCGCTCAGGAGATCGCTCAATCCGCGCATATCTGCGGGAAGATGCTCGCAAAAACCGTGATTGTTATGATGGATGGCAAGTTCGCGATGGCGGTTATGCCCGCTACATCGCGTATTCGTTGGGACCGCTTCATGCGCGCGATGGGTACGGATTTCATCGAGTTGGCGGACGAGGAGGACTTCAAAGATCATTTTGCGGAATGTGAAGTCGGCGCAATCCCCCCTTTCGGCAATCTGTACGGCATGTCCGTCTATATGGACGAGCACCTGCGCAATAACGAAGAGATCGCCTTCAGCGCAGGCACTCACAGCGAAATTCTGCGTATGTCTATGAGCGCGTATGTGGATTTGGCGCGGCCGCTAATCATGAATGAAGGGTTCGTTCAGCCCAATAGCCCGCCTCTACAGCGGGTGCGGCAAGGCCGTAAACGCGCCCACAGGCACGCCTGA
- a CDS encoding DUF2059 domain-containing protein, whose amino-acid sequence MKLFRAIFCLLSALLLSAPVFAVKSDASLSANLLAQTGVDELLSRYPDMIKTGIRANIRRTGASEDLMDLFERVVDGAYQADSLQSQVERRLEQQLSPAEMRHVLQWYRSPIGQKIVAAELNAMSSEEYAEAQKRMERLSEENKGGEREHLFSAYDRATLATDSMLDNTVTIQLAMAAAITSVVKGPELPSYHDLKRVIEERRFSMRGMVGQQVYLNYLYTYRDVPLADMKDYIAFARTDAGARFVEALKTALFDVLQERSEVLGERLNQLAGAQ is encoded by the coding sequence ATGAAGTTGTTCCGCGCTATTTTCTGTCTGCTGTCCGCTCTTCTGCTTTCCGCGCCTGTTTTCGCCGTCAAATCGGACGCTTCGTTGTCCGCAAATTTGCTGGCTCAGACCGGAGTGGATGAATTGCTGTCGCGCTATCCGGATATGATTAAAACCGGGATTCGCGCCAACATCCGCCGCACTGGCGCGTCGGAAGATCTGATGGATCTGTTTGAAAGGGTAGTAGATGGCGCTTATCAGGCGGACAGCCTGCAAAGTCAGGTGGAGAGACGCCTGGAGCAACAGTTGTCGCCAGCGGAAATGCGCCATGTCTTGCAGTGGTATCGCTCGCCCATCGGCCAGAAAATCGTGGCGGCTGAACTCAACGCCATGAGTTCTGAGGAGTATGCCGAGGCGCAAAAAAGAATGGAGCGCCTGAGTGAGGAAAACAAAGGCGGTGAGCGGGAGCATCTGTTTTCCGCCTATGATCGCGCCACCCTGGCGACGGATTCCATGCTGGATAATACCGTCACTATCCAATTGGCCATGGCCGCGGCAATCACTTCGGTGGTGAAAGGTCCTGAGTTGCCTTCGTACCATGATCTCAAAAGAGTCATTGAAGAGCGTCGCTTTTCCATGCGTGGCATGGTGGGGCAGCAGGTTTATCTGAATTATCTGTATACCTATCGGGATGTGCCCCTTGCAGACATGAAGGACTACATTGCATTTGCGCGCACAGACGCGGGAGCGCGTTTTGTGGAAGCGTTAAAGACGGCATTGTTTGATGTATTGCAAGAGCGCTCAGAGGTGCTGGGCGAACGGCTGAATCAATTGGCTGGGGCGCAGTAA
- the nhaD gene encoding sodium:proton antiporter NhaD, with translation MKKLQLLLGGLLCAAGPVYASEGGMLVLDATDSPKAILAVILFIVAYIAVMAEEVLHLRKSKPVIFAAGLIWVLVASVAQDMGRSNDDIHDAVAHNLLEYGALFLFLLVAMTFINAMEERHVFESLRSYLVHKGMSYRKLFWVTGWLAFFISPVADNLTTALLMGAVIMAVGGKDAKFVSLSMINVVVGANAGGAFSPFGDITTLMVWASKKVQFEEFFELFIPSVLNFVTPALIMNFFLPNGVPTGHGGLVPIKRGGLRICILFLLTIATAVCFERFFHLPPFLGMMTGMSVLMFFAYFLRKTGTVEDDIQFDIFRRVARAEWDTLLFFFGVIFCVGGLATLGFLQMMSHGMYDNWGPTIANIVAGTISAVVDNIPVMFAIISMEPDMDVNQWLLITLTAGVGGSLLSIGSAAGVALMGQSKGSYTFLSHLKWSWAIFIGYGVSIAAHLAINGT, from the coding sequence ATGAAAAAACTGCAACTTCTGCTGGGCGGTCTGCTGTGCGCGGCCGGTCCTGTTTACGCCTCTGAAGGCGGCATGCTTGTTCTAGACGCCACCGATTCACCCAAGGCGATACTCGCCGTCATCCTTTTTATCGTCGCTTATATCGCCGTCATGGCGGAAGAAGTGTTGCATTTAAGGAAATCCAAGCCGGTCATATTCGCCGCTGGATTGATCTGGGTATTGGTGGCCAGCGTCGCCCAGGACATGGGGCGCAGCAATGACGATATCCACGACGCCGTCGCCCACAACCTGCTGGAATACGGCGCTTTATTTCTATTTCTTTTGGTGGCGATGACTTTCATCAATGCGATGGAGGAACGCCATGTCTTTGAGTCCTTGCGCTCGTATCTGGTTCACAAAGGCATGAGTTATCGTAAGTTGTTCTGGGTCACCGGATGGCTGGCGTTTTTCATTTCGCCAGTGGCGGATAATCTGACCACAGCATTGCTGATGGGCGCGGTGATCATGGCGGTGGGAGGCAAAGACGCCAAGTTCGTCTCTCTGTCGATGATTAATGTGGTGGTGGGCGCTAACGCCGGCGGGGCGTTCAGTCCTTTTGGGGACATTACGACCTTGATGGTGTGGGCGTCCAAGAAAGTGCAGTTTGAAGAGTTTTTTGAGCTGTTCATTCCCTCCGTGCTGAACTTTGTAACCCCAGCGCTCATCATGAACTTCTTCCTGCCCAATGGCGTTCCGACGGGACATGGGGGACTGGTTCCCATCAAGCGTGGGGGCTTGCGCATCTGTATTTTGTTCTTGTTGACCATTGCGACGGCGGTCTGTTTTGAGCGCTTTTTCCACTTACCGCCGTTTCTCGGCATGATGACCGGTATGTCCGTACTGATGTTCTTCGCGTATTTTCTGCGTAAAACCGGAACCGTCGAAGACGACATTCAATTTGATATCTTCCGCAGGGTGGCGCGTGCGGAGTGGGACACGCTGCTGTTCTTCTTCGGCGTGATTTTCTGCGTGGGCGGTCTGGCGACGCTGGGCTTCCTGCAGATGATGTCTCATGGCATGTATGACAACTGGGGGCCTACGATCGCCAATATCGTGGCGGGAACCATCTCGGCGGTCGTGGATAATATTCCGGTGATGTTTGCGATCATATCGATGGAGCCGGATATGGACGTAAACCAGTGGCTATTGATCACGCTCACCGCTGGCGTTGGCGGCAGCCTGCTGTCCATTGGGTCGGCAGCCGGGGTGGCGTTAATGGGGCAGTCGAAAGGCAGCTACACTTTCCTGTCGCACCTGAAATGGTCCTGGGCCATTTTTATCGGCTACGGCGTATCTATCGCCGCGCATTTGGCGATCAACGGAACCTGA
- a CDS encoding FAD-dependent monooxygenase, with product MTDKASSQLSDAPDYDIIIVGGGMVGAAIAAALKNTALKTAVIERELPASFNPDETPDLRVSAINFASEQFLTRIGAWEHALSMRAHPYQRLAVWEKLGNPLGERLSSVVNKTEFDSRQIGHSHLGHIVENRVIQLALLRVVEQADNTTLISGRRIHAINFRASSPEVILDDKTRLRGRLIIGADGGSSLVREQAQLGLLSDAYEQHALVVSVAIAGEPQNITWQAFRPHGPLAFLPLCAIDGVAYASLVWYDQPAKLKALQQLSQDEFIRALRKEFPRQLPELLQVLGKGSFPLVKRHAQHYVAQGVALAGDAAHTINPLAGQGVNLGFQDAAALAEVLQQAAEQGLDIGGLQTLRQYERLRRGENLKMMTLMDGFYYAFSNNLAPVKLARNLGLGLAGLLGPAKRKVIAYAMGLNGAQTERPLTR from the coding sequence ATGACAGACAAGGCTTCTTCCCAGCTCAGCGACGCTCCCGATTATGACATCATTATCGTCGGCGGAGGCATGGTCGGCGCAGCCATCGCCGCAGCATTAAAGAACACGGCGTTAAAAACGGCGGTGATAGAGAGAGAACTGCCGGCCTCCTTCAACCCAGACGAAACGCCGGACCTGCGCGTATCCGCAATTAACTTCGCCAGCGAGCAGTTTCTCACCCGGATTGGAGCATGGGAGCACGCACTGAGTATGCGCGCCCATCCTTACCAACGTCTGGCGGTGTGGGAAAAACTGGGCAATCCTTTAGGCGAGCGGTTGTCGTCAGTGGTCAACAAAACAGAGTTCGACTCTCGCCAGATTGGCCACTCTCATCTTGGTCATATTGTTGAGAACCGGGTCATTCAGTTGGCGCTGCTGCGCGTGGTTGAGCAGGCGGATAACACAACCTTGATCAGCGGTCGGCGCATTCACGCCATCAACTTTCGCGCTTCGTCTCCCGAAGTCATATTGGATGATAAAACACGACTCCGCGGACGCTTGATCATTGGCGCCGATGGCGGCTCCTCCCTGGTTCGGGAGCAGGCGCAGCTCGGGTTGCTCAGCGACGCCTATGAGCAGCATGCGCTGGTGGTTAGCGTCGCCATCGCCGGCGAGCCTCAAAATATCACCTGGCAGGCATTCCGGCCCCATGGACCACTGGCGTTCCTACCCTTGTGCGCCATCGACGGCGTCGCCTACGCCTCATTGGTCTGGTACGACCAGCCCGCCAAGCTAAAGGCGTTACAACAACTCTCTCAGGACGAATTTATCCGCGCCCTGCGCAAAGAGTTTCCCCGTCAGTTGCCGGAATTGCTCCAAGTGCTCGGCAAAGGCTCATTCCCACTTGTGAAACGACACGCTCAACATTATGTGGCCCAGGGCGTCGCGCTGGCGGGCGACGCCGCGCATACAATTAATCCCCTCGCGGGACAGGGAGTTAACCTTGGGTTTCAGGACGCCGCAGCCCTGGCGGAGGTGCTTCAACAAGCCGCAGAGCAAGGGCTGGACATAGGCGGTCTGCAAACCCTGCGTCAATATGAGCGACTGCGCCGAGGAGAGAACCTAAAAATGATGACGTTGATGGATGGTTTTTATTACGCCTTCAGCAACAACCTCGCCCCGGTGAAGTTGGCGCGCAACCTGGGACTCGGGCTTGCTGGCCTGTTAGGACCGGCGAAACGCAAAGTCATCGCCTACGCCATGGGACTGAATGGCGCGCAGACGGAACGTCCGCTGACGCGCTGA